TTGGGAAGCTAGAGGTCCACTGGACCAGGGTCCCTCATGCTACCGGTCATGCCTGGAAGGTGCTTGAAAGGCACTGACCAGAACCTGAAGCGTAAGCGGATGCGGAGCCTCGAGAGCCTCACGTTTGGACAGAACAGCCGGTGCAAGGCAGAAGGTACCCAACCATTAGTTCGTCCAAACAAAGGCTTGACCTGAGAGTAGATTTCCAGAATCACTCCCGGCCTGAGAGTAGATTTTCAGAATCAGAAAAAACGAAGAGTGAAAATGTGAGGTGGGGGCTTTGCTTTAAGAAGGGACAAGATGATGTACAGAAGGGTATAAGAGCCCATGGCAAGGGGGCAAAGACTTAACTGGTACTTCGCCCCGGCCAAGCGTTTCTTTTTATAGGCGAGAAGGGTGATTTTCCTTTTAACAGATGTCCTCCATGCATCGATTTGCTCCGAGATATGAGCTTTGGAGATAAGGTCGATGCGTTGTTCCATAATGACTACCCGCGTTCCAAACGAGTAGTTGCATTGGAAACCCCCACCAAATCTTGGAAGAAGATTTTTTCCTGGGACGGCAGTTCTTACACAAGAGTTGACAAGAGCGGGAAAAATTTGATTTAATAATAATATTATAAAGGTTCATACAAAGGGGGCAAAGTGCTGATCGGGCCTAAACCCGCCTAGAAGCCCTATACAAATCTATGAGAAGGCCTTCTAAGGCCAACTCTTCAACGTCTGCCTGGGCTTGGGCTTCGTCGGCAGTAGCAGCAGCCGAGTCCAAAGCTTCCTGGGTCTCTTCCGCGGCCTGCACACGGGTTTCTGCCTCTTCAGCTCGGGCCAAGTTCTGGCGAGCTTGAGCAAGCTGAGCTTGCAGCTCCGTTATCTGAACCTCCAGGGCCTCCACTTGCCGAGCATAAACAGTGCATGGGTTCTCTGGCGATGCCTCAGGGATTTCAGCGTCATCAAGCTCGGCTAAAAGGGCTGCCATCTGATCGTCTAAGGCTTGGCGGACTTTCTCGTGAGCAGCCGACTGGGCACCAACATCTTGAACTCGGCGAGCCTGCAGCTCGACAGCGTCGGTGAGTTCCAACACATGGTCTAGAGCAGGGTTGCTCCCAGCGAGGTGCTGAATCAGAGCTTCATGGGCCTCGCGGGCGCGCCTCACCAAGTCGAATACGTTCATGTGGGGACCTTGGCGCAGTAACCCGTGAAAGAAAGCCTAGGCCAGGCGAATGGGCTCTGGATCGACAGGCGGGGTAATCCGGGCCCGAAGACGAGCGGTCCGGGTAGCCAAAGAAGAAGACGCCTCGCCAGATGTTCTCGTTGGGGCCGGAGTGGTTGGTTCAACCTCTGCAACTGCCTCAATCTCTAGAACGGGCGGTGGGACCTCAAACCGAGTAGGGACTGTCGGTTCTTCGGTGGTCTGGGCCGCTGAGTCTGGTTGCGAAGGAGAGGGCTCAAGCACCGGTTGAAGGTCCTTTGGCGGAACCGCCGAGGGGGCAGCAAAATCAGAAAGCCGGGTGGTCTGGCCGAGATCTTCATCTTGAGCAGGAGCCGAGGTAGGCTCTGGAGGCGGGCTAGTTTCGCCTAGAGCGTCGGTTGGAGAAGGGGGTCGCACGGCGACTTCCTCTGTAACCATGGTTTGATCCCCGACGATTGGTTCCGGGATTGGGACTTCAACTATCGCTGTTGCTCCTTCAATGACAGCGAGGCGAGGTCGGATGCGGCGGCGAACTTGTCAAATACAAAGTTAGCAAATCGTTTGTTGGCTTTAATGAGTTTGGTTCGAAGAAAGGTCACTTATCAAAGTGTGCTCTTGCCGATATCGTTCATCCTCTAGCAACTCTTCTTCGTCCTCGACAGGGCGCTTCCGCGAGCCTTTGCCGCTTGTTGGCCGGGGAATAACGGGAGCAGTCTCACCGTCATGGTCCGCCGCGGGCTCCTCTTGAGCAGGTGCTTTCCTTTTGTCTCCGGCACCCTCAGGTCTTCTGACCGATCTCCGGCGGGGTGCAGACTGTAAAGGTAGACAGGAGAGTTAGGAGGAAGCATTTTGTTGAAGTGGTAAAGGCGGTATGGAATTTACATAGTTGGTGGTTTACCTCGGGTGCGGGATCGCGTTCTCGAATGACGATCCCGGTCGAGCGATGAGTAGCGGGAACCGGTGGGAGCGCAGGCCTAGACCCTGTCGCAGCCTTTAAACCGCTTTCTTCACGGTCGCGCTGGGCATCAAGAATGACGCGATCTGACTCGCCCAAAGTGTCGTATAGGGGATAAAAGATGGCAGCAAAGACAACATCATCTGGGAACCCCCAATGGTTGTCGGACAAAGATCGCCACCAAGAAAGATAGGCGGGGTCAACGCCCAGTGAATGCTCGATCTCGAGCAAGTCAGGAGTGAGAAGGAAAATGTTCTGCAGCGGGGTGACCCGGTCGGACTCGCCAATCTTCCTCCAGGAGGTGTACTTGTTCACCGAATGGAAGAGTGGATAGGGGATCCCTTGAAAGAAGCCGAGTTGTCTGGCGAAGTGGTTGGGGGCATATAGCTCGAAGCCTTGTTCATCCTCGGCGAGTTGAAGGTCGCAGCATGAGGATGCTCTCATGAAGACGGTCTTGGCATCTAAGTCCGAATCAGAGCGCGGGAAGAAGCCCGTCGATAAGACTTCAGGATGGCGCCGGCGAACCATCATGTCTGTGGTGGGAGGCGGTTCGAGTTGGTTGTACAGGATGGAGAGGCTGACGAAGAAGGACAGGGGAGTCCGGTTCGCAGCGTTCCTGCACACCGCGAAGCCAAGCAGTTGGTCCTCGGGCAGGAATTCCAGCGGGGCTCGCCGGAAGAGCGGGAAGTACAGCTGCGTCCATAAATCCAGGATCCACAGAGGGCCAGCAGAGAGATGGAAGGGTCTTAGGGACAACATGTGCAGGGTCCGGTAGAGCGCGCCCAGCACGGGCTGCCCTAGCCCTACTTCGATTCCATTGTAGAGTGCCTCGGCCAGCTTTGTCCATTTCCCTGTAGGTTTGTGAGCACTGCCACAGAATATGAATTTATAAAGCCAGTACTCAAGGAAAGCGATACCTCCTTCGTGTTGTTCTGCATGGCCGATGTAGAACTTCCTCCATACTCCATACGAGCCTTTCAGGGCGCGGCGGGCCCCCAGGTTGCAGGAGTGCGTAAACTCGGTCGATGCAAAGTCGCCTGGCGCATATGGCTTTGCATGAATCGGCAGCCCGGTGATGGCGAGGATGTCCAGTAGAGAAATGTCCATTTGCCCGAAAGGAAAATCGAAAGTGTTGGTGGCACTGTTCCATAAGCAGGCCGCGGCAGCAATGGGTGCTCGATCAGCATGAGGAGGCAGTGAGAAGCTCAAGGCAATGGCTTCGTTGATGCCGGTTGCTTCCCAGATCGCTTGGTCGGTCTGGAGGCGAGCCGTGTACCATGCCCGGTCCTCCGCGGTGACGCTGGGCCATTCCCCGACCCGGATATTTGTATGAGAGCGGGCTTGGTGAAACCAGGAGGCGAAGTTTCCCGGTTCGCGACGCTGGGCAAGGATTGGTCGGCGCACGGAGGCGGTATAGTGGTTCAGATCAGCGGCGGACGGAGGTTGTGAAGGAGTCGGACCGAGCAGGGCTGCCCCTGTTTCAAGGAAATAAATGGGTGTTCCTTGAGGAGGGTTGTTGGCAAAACGGCGAGCGAGGCCGGTCGACCAAGAGCTCGCCGCCGTGAGGTTAAGGTTTGGATCGTTAACAGTTGGTTTGGGAGCCATTGTTTCTGGGCGGAGTGAGTCCGGTGGTGAAGTTCTGTTGGTTGCAGAAGAAAGGGAAAAGTTTGATTGGAAAGCGATGGTGAGATGTGAGGACCCGCATCGAGGTTTATAAAGGAGACGGACCGTAACGTCTTTTCAATCAGTAGCCGTAATGAGGAGACGCGATGACGACCGAAACGTCAGCGCGTTTCAAATTTCAAACAGTCGCAATGATGCCGAAACGTCAGCACCTTTTGAATTGCGAATTCCCGTAAATGGCTCATTTAGGCCTTTTCGCTTATCCGTTGCGAAATGGATTAAGCTCAAGGCCTAGGGGGCAATGTTTGAGCCCAGTGGGTATTTTTGGTCCAAGACTCGGGGTACGTTTTGGATAACATTTGGGCCAGTACTTGTGACCCTTTTTTAATGCGAAGCCCACGAAGGATGGCGAAGTCTGGCAACACGCGAGCTGGAGTTTTGCAAGGATTCCGATACCCCGCGGGATTCGATGTCCTCGCGGGATCCTTTGTTTCAGTTCGTGTAGGATTCTACAGTGCATGGCGAGGTAGAGTTGGAAATGGACTGTAGTACTCCGCGGGATAGGATCGCTTAGTGTTCGAGTTCGCGTACGACGCTACAGTAAGATGATGCGGGGCGGTGAGCGAGACCTAGGCGAGGTCTGTTCTGGACACGTGTTGCACGGATCGCGCGGCTCGCGAGCTGGTCGTATCCTTGTGGAATTCTAATTGCTGAGTCCGAATGGGTTATGACTAGGTCTATGCGAATTGCTCGCGGATCACTATATAAGGGAGCTTGACATAATCAAAGAGGACACAATCAATCATACAAAAACAAGTACAAGTTCTCGAGCATCCTCGAAACCCTAAGTTCTAAGTGCACTTCGCCTTAGTTCTCAGACTCCCTCCCGATTCGCCTCCTTCCCCTAGTTGTTGCTCTGCTCACCCTAGCAGTGAGTATCGATTCACAAGTGACAAGAAGTTTTACTCGTAATCCCTCGTCGGCGAGGTGGCACCGGTAACCCCTTCTTCGCTTGTTTAGAAGTCTAGCCGCAGCGCATTCCTTTCCTCGCCCGCGAGGTGGCACGCCCCGCAAATGTCCTTCTCTTTACTTTTGAGTCACCGGAGTTCCGACTCTGCCCCTGCTGAGACGCGTGGCCAAAACAGGGAGAACAAGGGGTTGATTACAGTGCTTGGGCTGCTAGCAAGATTTTCTATACTGGAGATGTTTTGAGTGAGTAGCATGGGAACTTTCTATATATCTAGGTCGAATGATTTCTAAATTCTCATACTGTAAACTTTGAGATTATTGGTGCTGGAGTATCTTATTATTTCTTACTCATACGATGATGTTTTTTGAAGTTACTTCTGATTTCCTATTATTCTGTCTAATTCATGCTAAATTGTCTCTTTTTTTTACCTTTCTTGCCAGTTTTTCTCTACGATTCAATCTTCCACAATGTGGTTGTGGCGACTGATTCTGATGCGTATGAGAACTGCGTTACGAAACCCAACTTGGGTCTGTACACCACTGCGAATGACGAGTTGTATTTGTATGATGCTGGAAACTATTGATATTATGATATCCACATACATTAACAAATGCATGCCTCTCTTAGGACATGAATTACGTGTTTGCGAAGTTGTAATGACTAAGCTTGTTTTATATAGATCCAGCTCGTGTTTTACAAATGAAAGAGTTTGTATATCATGGTTTACAATGTAATAACAAAGATAATAAAAGCATAGGTGGAATAATGTAATAAACTGAGAGAGAAGAAAAATCGATTTATGAAATATGGTTTCAGCTAACCACAGCTGATCTATCTGATTAGTTGTATTAACGCTGCGTCTCAAAATGCATTGTTAAAGTCTTTTCCAATATTGAAAAATGCACTTCAAAGGCAGGCCGGATAAAAGATTTGAAAGAGCCAGGTCTCCAAGAATTAGCTCAACTTAATTAAAATTTCAATATGGCAAACCAGTAACTGCTGCTCTGGTTGTCATTTTGGTTTTACGTACGTACTAGCTAGCATGGTTTTGAGATTCTATGATGTTGTTTGCAGACAAAGGCAGCTGAACTGCTTGAGTTTATTACTCTTACTAGATAAGCACCCGCGCGCTGCTGCGGGTTAGGAACATGTATTGGTGTATCAAGAGTACTCAGAATGGTATGTTATGATATGAAAAGGTTTTTTAAAATTTCAAAAAGCATTTTGCATTTTGAAGATAACAAAAGGCACCATGTCTCCTTACTCTTGCTTGCATTTCGCATCGCCTTTGCTTCCCTCTCCTCTGTCAACTTTAGGCTCATTTGCACCATAGGGGTTTCAGAAGTGCTGGCCGCAACTGTCATGATCTCTGGAGCATAGAATAGTTTGCTAAATCTGCAAAGAGAAACAAATGTGAGCACAGATGGAAACCCAAAAGAATAAAACGGGTCATGTTGATTGCAATATCCTATCGTTGGTACCTTTGCCATGTACTCTTCTGTTTCAATGATGGCCTGATATTGCAAATACCACTATTTAGAATAGCATCATCTGAATGGAAGAAGGATAAATCCATTCAATGTTTATATCTATAATAATAAAATTTTAGCTTTGATGAGCAAGTTGTGATATGTTAATACCTGAGTATTCTTGACTCTTCTTGACTGATACCAGAAACATCAAAGTCAACCGCAATCGGTCCCCAATTTTTGAAGTGGAATCACCTCATTTGCATCTGTAAATTGTGAAGAACATCTTTATAGACGATGTTTTTGGTAAACTTGTTTGACATGTTTTCATTGGTCACAATGATTTTTATTCCTTCTCTAGATGTGACTCTAGATAATGCAACATATAATTGACCATGAGAAAAAACAGGTTGCGGCAAGTATAAGCCAACCTGCTTTAATGACTGCCCTTGACTCATGTTTATTGTCATCCCATAACATGGTCTTATCGGGAATTGACGTCTTTTCAAAATGAAAGGCCATTTGTGTTCTGATGCTGTTAGCACAATTCGTGGTAAATAAAATTTGTGATTGACGCGGGTACCTGTTAGCACTCTTGTTTCAACAACCTTATCAAACAAATTTGTGATTATCAGTCTTGTTCCATTACATAAACCATATGTTTGATTTATGTTTCTTAATAACATAACAGGCATTCCTTTTTTCAACACCAATTTATGTGATGGTAATCCACTAATATCAATATTGTTCAACAGTTCTGGAGGATATGATATGTTCAAATTTGATGCGTTATCAGTTGTCGGACATATAGTATCAGTACTTAGATAAGTAACTGTATTACCAGGCAACAAACTTACTGCATAATCATTGATGTCGCTAACAGTAACATTTTTAGGGGTGATTATTGTGCGCTCTCTGATGTAGTCGAAGTTATTGTACTTTCTGTCAAAATCTGGGTAAGTAGCATGGAATATAGAGCTTATCGGATCAAGATCAGTAGCAATGAGCATGTCATTAGGGATTTCAATCCAATAAGCGTCGCTATCATCTGGATCTTTGATGTCACACACTTTTCCATCACCAACTTCCAAAAGCCATTTCGCAAACTTGGCTATCCGTTCTTTTTCATCAATGCTCATATTTGGTTTAGACAGTCTCATGTTTTCAGTTAAACAAAACACTTTGAACATAGGCCACAAGTATGAATTATTTAATGATGCATCTATCACATGAGCTTTTGTTTTTCCACGCACTACTGGCAATATTTGTCTAAAATCACCACCGAGTACAATAGGCATGCCACCAAATGGTAAAGTGGATCGGATTGTTGAAGACTCTGATAATATATCTCGAAGCGAGTAGTCCAAAGATTCGAAACAGTACTTGTTAGCCATTGGAGCCTCATCCCATATTATCAAATCTGTTTTTTCAATTAATTTGGCAAGATGTGTTCCTTTGGTAATTGAACAACTTGAGCGATCTTTTATATCAAGGGGTATTTTAAACCTTGAATGAGCAGTTCTTCCATTTGGTGATAATAAAGAAGCAATTCCAGATGATGCTACTGCTAATACAATTTTTCCTTCAGATCGAAGTCTGTTGATAATTGTATGCCATAAAAAAGTCTTGCCTGTTCCTCCATGACCATATACAAAGAAGCAACCGATGCTTTTATTTTGAACAGTATGAACAACATTGTCGTATATGACCTTTTGATCAACATTTAATTGAGACACCAAAATCGAATGCTCTTTTTCTAAAGCAACACGATCGTAGTCCAGCTCCTCTCTTAGTTGTCTATTATTGAGCTCCGATATCATTTGTTCGTTTGGCATAGGCAATTTATATTTTTCCAAAGAAGTCGAAGCATTGCTCAAAAGTTGTTCCAATTCAAATAACAATGAGTTGAGTAAATCCGAATCAGGTATTGTAAAATCTGCCATTCCAAATTGAGACCGGAGGTTATATAAGATGTCATCACACATATTACGCCAATAGGTGTCCAGAAGTCGTCGAGGAACTGATACGTTGCAGTATAAGAGTAATGTCACAAATAAATGGCGCAACTGAGGTGATGTTGCTGTTGGGATGGCATTTGTAAGAGCTTCAGACCATTCTTTATCATCACCTAATAGACCGAGTGTTCGACATGCGTCTTGGAATGAAGGTTGAACAACGCCACGTATTTTTCTTATATCTGCAAAACTTTTACATCCTTTACATGTATTCAGCAACAATCTTAGATAATACAATTCACCAGATGTTGGAGGGACGTTAGCCACCCGACCTAACACATATCCCCTTTGACGTGGGTTCCAAGTCTTATTATGATTGTCCCACACAAATTGGGATGGAAATTCTGCATATGTCAATCCTTTTGCCTTATCCTTTGTTTCTTTATTCGCATTTGCTTTGAACCAAGCTGTAAGCATAGTATCTTCCTCCCCTTGTCTTGAAACAACTGAGCTAAGTGGCTGAGATTCATTGAAAACGATACTTTGCTGTCCAGGTAAATGCACATGCAATAGTTCAACAGCAGGATGTCGAGAGTGAATTGGGTATTCAAATAGTCTCCAAGTTGCTTCACATGGTGATATATACCTACAATTAAGGTAATTTGCAATTTCGTCATTTGAATCAGCTTTAATTCCAACTCTTGCTCGATCTGGCCCTTTGTTAATGTACTTGAATAAATATTTTATCAACATAGATTGGGAGCAGTACTCAACATTTATATGAGCATTATATCTTAACAAAAGCTCTCGATTGTATGGCACGACAAAACCATTATCAACTTTAACGTTATTCTTTATGAAAAACTTTGTATCATCATCACGTCGTCTATACACTGGAAACTTATTTGGTTCAAAAGATGTACTTTCAACATACTCTCGTGGGAAAGATTTTGTGCATTTATTATTTTTCATACATGGTGATCTGAAGTTCAATTCACCACATGGACCATGTATCATAGATTGACCAACAATTTCATACAGAAGCGGATCAATGTTTCTATCAGGCAGTTCTGCACAAATGATGGAATCAATGTCAACATCTGTATAACACTTCTTATTCTCAGCCAACCAAAATAACATATGAGAATGGGGCAAGCCTCTCTTTTGAAATTCTATTGTGGCAACATCTGTTCGTCACATTACATAGTAACAACAACAATTAATTAAATGGCTCTAGATATTTATTTACTACTTGTTATTTTGAAAAAAAAGAAACAAAGATAAGAATTAAAATAAACAACAAAAACGTACCTGCTATGACCTTCCCAAACGGTTTACCAGATTTAACGTACTCTATGAGATCATCATGCTTCATTTTAAAGACCCTTGATACAATATCTGGGCGGTCTTCAGGCTTATTACTATGTTTATGTTCCAATGCTCTAATAA
Above is a window of Fragaria vesca subsp. vesca linkage group LG7, FraVesHawaii_1.0, whole genome shotgun sequence DNA encoding:
- the LOC101290818 gene encoding uncharacterized protein LOC101290818 translates to MTRKRRIREISSLTPLLSSAGDKEGVSIAGPSMQGGEPACGRVRSAKHGRREVLASACVEPVLDSGVDALRCHQNNVGQAAYQRGRRIRGSASMYQDMGDMTNICIDCDAMYWSNESKQVPKNSALVYTECCKEGRVRLPSARPTPAFLEELLDPRNGGQSSGFRENIRAYNTMFAFTSIGANVDPSVTDGLGPSVYKICGQVYHLMGSLIPPEGESPKFAQLYIYDTQNEVENRQRVVQGLNEFIVQGLITMFNETNELVRFYRTIRDKYDDRSLRSLSLTILDNERAKERQYQAPASSEVAGLIVGDVGMFDSERDVVVENNNNKLQRVSKIHVKYMSFQYPVLFPYGEDGFINGLKLLPPKGNRRRNREKMSMRAFVSYYIHEREHESSTLLKGGRLFQQYLVDAYATVEETRLFFLRKNNDQYRCETLEGIYDTYSNGHNDGRNVGKRVILPSSHTGSPRYMAKHYQDAMSICRQYGHPDLFITFTCNPKWPEIIRALEHKHSNKPEDRPDIVSRVFKMKHDDLIEYVKSGKPFGKVIAELPDRNIDPLLYEIVGQSMIHGPCGELNFRSPCMKNNKCTKSFPREYVESTSFEPNKFPVYRRRDDDTKFFIKNNVKVDNGFVVPYNRELLLRYNAHINVEYCSQSMLIKYLFKYINKGPDRARVGIKADSNDEIANYLNCRYISPCEATWRLFEYPIHSRHPAVELLHVHLPGQQSIVFNESQPLSSVVSRQGEEDTMLTAWFKANANKETKDKAKGLTYAEFPSQFVWDNHNKTWNPRQRGYVLGRVANVPPTSGELYYLRLLLNTCKGCKSFADIRKIRGVVQPSFQDACRTLGLLGDDKEWSEALTNAIPTATSPQLRHLFVTLLLYCNVSVPRRLLDTYWRNMCDDILYNLRSQFGMADFTIPDSDLLNSLLFELEQLLSNASTSLEKYKLPMPNEQMISELNNRQLREELDYDRVALEKEHSILVSQLNVDQKVIYDNVVHTVQNKSIGCFFVYGHGGTGKTFLWHTIINRLRSEGKIVLAVASSGIASLLSPNGRTAHSRFKIPLDIKDRSSCSITKGTHLAKLIEKTDLIIWDEAPMANKYCFESLDYSLRDILSESSTIRSTLPFGGMPIVLGGDFRQILPVVRGKTKAHVIDASLNNSYLWPMFKVFCLTENMRLSKPNMSIDEKERIAKFAKWLLEVGDGKVCDIKDPDDSDAYWIEIPNDMLIATDLDPISSIFHATYPDFDRKYNNFDYIRERTIITPKNVTVSDINDYAVSLLPVKKSQEYSDDAILNSGICNIRPSLKQKSTWQRFSKLFYAPEIMTVAASTSETPMVQMSLKLTEEREAKAMRNASKISSIIQIQLVIRSGVQTQVGFRNAVLIRIRISRHNHIVED